One region of Methanobrevibacter millerae genomic DNA includes:
- a CDS encoding GMP synthase subunit A → MTILVINNKGQYNHRIQRSLQYLKMESELVSNTLSIEELEAKSPTGLILGGGPSIEGAGNSEEYIKHFDIPILGICLGHQLIAKAYGGEVSTSDTESYAQVKINIINDENLFEGLAPEMQVWSSHKDEVKNIPDEFEILANSNLCDIESFKHKSKDVYGIQFHPEVHHTPKGSQIFENFYKICKR, encoded by the coding sequence ATGACTATTTTAGTAATTAATAATAAAGGCCAATACAATCATAGAATTCAGCGCAGTTTACAATATCTTAAAATGGAGTCCGAACTGGTTTCCAACACTTTAAGCATTGAAGAACTGGAAGCCAAAAGTCCAACAGGACTTATTTTAGGAGGAGGACCTTCCATCGAAGGAGCAGGTAACAGCGAGGAATACATCAAGCATTTTGACATTCCCATTTTAGGAATATGCTTAGGCCATCAGTTAATTGCTAAAGCCTACGGAGGAGAAGTATCCACTTCAGATACCGAAAGTTATGCTCAGGTTAAAATTAATATTATTAATGACGAAAACTTATTTGAAGGATTAGCTCCTGAAATGCAGGTTTGGTCTTCACACAAAGATGAAGTTAAAAACATACCGGATGAATTTGAGATTTTGGCTAATTCTAACTTATGCGATATTGAATCCTTTAAACATAAGAGCAAGGATGTATATGGAATCCAATTCCACCCTGAAGTGCATCACACCCCTAAAGGATCACAAATATTCGAAAATTTCTATAAAATATGTAAAAGATAG
- the trxB gene encoding thioredoxin-disulfide reductase, whose translation MDSYDIIIVGGGPGGLTAGIYAGRQGTKNLILDKDLAGGIGREVPEMENYPGYENISGLKLTEIMKTQAEKNTEIHEFENVLNIEKNDDGFTVKTDKNEYLTKTVILATGSSHSHLNVPGEEEFLGRGVSYCATCDGLFFQSRDIIMVGGGNSALQEAIYLKNLGCNVTIVHRRDEFRAQKHLQNMVKAEGISVIYNATVEEIKGDMIVESVVLKDTKTEELSEMKTDGVFISVGYIPHTELAVQLGVNLDETGHIIVDKEQKTNVEYVYAIGDVCVGLKQWVVACGEGAVAATSAYHDIKQG comes from the coding sequence ATGGACAGTTATGATATTATTATTGTTGGAGGAGGTCCCGGCGGCTTAACGGCAGGAATCTATGCAGGACGCCAGGGAACAAAGAACCTGATTTTGGACAAGGACCTTGCTGGAGGAATAGGTAGGGAAGTTCCGGAAATGGAAAACTATCCTGGATACGAAAACATTTCAGGGCTTAAGCTAACCGAAATAATGAAAACCCAGGCCGAAAAGAACACCGAAATCCATGAATTCGAAAACGTTTTAAACATAGAAAAAAACGATGATGGATTCACAGTAAAAACGGATAAAAACGAATACCTAACGAAAACTGTAATCCTTGCAACCGGAAGCTCACACAGCCATCTGAATGTTCCGGGAGAAGAGGAGTTTTTAGGCCGTGGAGTTAGCTACTGCGCAACCTGTGACGGACTCTTTTTCCAGTCAAGAGACATTATAATGGTTGGCGGGGGAAACAGCGCGCTTCAGGAAGCCATTTATCTGAAAAACCTTGGATGCAACGTTACGATTGTCCACAGAAGAGATGAGTTCAGAGCTCAAAAGCACCTGCAGAACATGGTAAAAGCGGAAGGAATCAGCGTAATCTATAATGCGACGGTTGAAGAGATTAAAGGGGACATGATCGTTGAATCAGTTGTCCTAAAGGATACTAAAACAGAAGAATTAAGTGAAATGAAAACAGATGGAGTATTCATAAGCGTCGGATACATACCCCATACGGAACTGGCAGTTCAATTGGGAGTTAATCTTGATGAAACTGGCCACATTATCGTGGATAAGGAACAGAAAACTAATGTGGAATACGTTTATGCGATAGGTGATGTTTGCGTCGGCTTAAAGCAGTGGGTCGTAGCATGTGGAGAAGGTGCAGTTGCAGCCACATCCGCATACCATGACATCAAGCAAGGTTAA